A portion of the Saccharomyces paradoxus chromosome XV, complete sequence genome contains these proteins:
- the GPB1 gene encoding Gpb1p (Multistep regulator of cAMP-PKA signaling~similar to YOR371C), whose product MPLANTFGTHNLEAHPLHIQPAVHIKLSKEERSHYKEQHRSLKYISNYVSVFDQAISDNIDSRIRKENEALLKKYYESRKPFTFTSFRQGSVISSSDSSTGFTERTKTYCFLNDFVSNCVNEVDPYTLKMTVRNRHTALNMDNLDDERKSKDDICDFEDNTDEECNGRSGGAFHYSSERLEILRSHSTRSYFKYYKKLLTVDLRDSDVLKRHNLWMPMITRRFRFLLVSSAKPEDVRSTTPVPTFLQPDLDIFKNKTCPLFINGTDCVPRSYDTFSGSSVVASVFSEYKLPSLSYHCSVELNDQLFIAGGLMACHRYDEEAPDLNDFYVDGIKNLPPPLIPELVNNPSMIPNPHLYCFSLTSSRLTRPDISGYFPPPLVCTQGCKLTERHIFFYGGFEIKSETQVDDKGRYFIRKRAFLNNTGYILDTVTFNFSKIELVAPPYQFAIYNNFSPRFGHMQASVSNSNNMSNENIIANTKGKRSVSPYRRGSADHKIDDLVGSPESRDCLEVDPMPPVTNPRSTDSLPPKHCNAATHTCCSVNTIVIFGGYCQTGDDKYEAMNDMWKIDIPVISRGKRNYYKFADTVTATKIPIIDDPELWPSRRAFSACCVPDYFTKDVEPIETRLLRNLKNDFSIDLEIRPGNKPSQPLFPNIPHSRKEKKSGRDSMHISSSGNSTSEDTSSKSTRNTTSSPPTSPKHTPPLNAPKKCTPFGRTVAFHGGSDGCNVNSDMWWFDFDSETWTKVDLYAKTQDESDGLVPINLCMVGHSMTTVGHKAVFIGGLRQGDVDRIYRDETLPEEIISGVPLGSGVINVVDLNTQCLQGCKLIRNDGDTKESVIMDPHVGTPHQVLTVAGTIELVKGTMTLIGGVVASRQDISSLYLRGAVLQFILPSMNLAN is encoded by the coding sequence ATGCCTCTAGCAAACACGTTCGGAACGCACAATCTAGAAGCTCATCCCTTGCACATCCAGCCAGCGGTCCATATTAAACTTAGTAAGGAGGAAAGGTCTCACTATAAGGAGCAGCATCGTTCATTAAAgtatatttcaaattatgTTTCTGTTTTCGACCAAGCGATAAGTGATAATATTGACTCTAGGATTAGGAAAGAGAATGAAGCcttactgaaaaaatattacgAATCAAGAAAACCTTTCACTTTTACTAGTTTTAGGCAAGGAAGCGTAATCAGTTCTTCTGATTCTTCTACAGGTTTCACCGAGAGAACAAAAACCTATTGTTTTTTGAACGATTTCGTCAGTAATTGTGTGAACGAGGTGGACCCATATACACTAAAGATGACAGTGAGGAATAGACATACTGCGCTGAATATGGATAACCTCGATGATGAACGTAAGAGCAAAGATGACATATGtgattttgaagacaaTACTGACGAGGAGTGTAATGGCAGGTCCGGTGGTGCTTTCCATTATTCATCAGAAAGACTAGAAATTCTTCGCTCACATTCGACAAGATCGTATTTTAAATATTATAAGAAGCTTTTGACGGTAGACCTAAGAGACAGTGATGTTCTGAAAAGGCATAACTTATGGATGCCAATGATTACCAGAAGATTTAGGTTTCTATTAGTATCGAGTGCAAAACCGGAAGATGTAAGGTCGACAACGCCAGTACCAACATTTTTGCAACCAGATTTAGACATTTTTAAGAACAAGACATGTCCACTCTTCATCAATGGTACAGATTGTGTTCCTAGGAGTTATGACACCTTTTCGGGTTCTTCTGTCGTCGCTTCAGttttttcagaatataAACTCCCCTCGCTTTCATATCACTGTTCTGTCGAGCTGAACGATCAATTATTCATTGCCGGGGGTTTGATGGCATGCCATAGatatgatgaagaagcGCCTGATTTAAACGACTTTTACGTGGATGgcataaaaaatttaccaCCACCACTAATACCAGAGCTAGTTAATAACCCGTCCATGATCCCTAATCCTCACTTGTATTGTTTTTCCTTAACTTCTTCTAGATTAACAAGACCTGATATTTCAGGTTACTTTCCACCCCCACTGGTGTGCACTCAGGGTTGTAAATTGACGGAAAGAcatatctttttttatggtGGATTTGAGATCAAGTCGGAAACCCAAGTCGATGATAAGGGAAGATATTTCATAAGAAAGAGAGCTTTCTTGAACAATACTGGTTATATCCTAGATACAGTAACGTTcaatttctcaaaaattgaattaGTGGCCCCTCCGTACCAGTTTGCAATTTACAATAACTTCTCGCCAAGATTCGGTCATATGCAAGCATCAGTAAGTAATTCTAACAATATGTCCAACgaaaatattatagcaAATACGAAAGGAAAAAGGTCGGTTAGCCCATATCGTCGAGGTAGTGCGGATCACAAAATAGATGATTTAGTAGGTTCGCCTGAAAGCAGGGACTGTTTAGAGGTTGATCCAATGCCACCAGTAACAAACCCGAGGTCCACAGATAGCCTCCCTCCCAAACACTGTAATGCAGCAACGCACACCTGCTGCTCTGTTAATACCATTGTGATCTTTGGAGGTTATTGTCAGACTGGTGATGACAAGTATGAAGCTATGAATGACATGTGGAAGATAGATATCCCCGTAATTTCTCGTGGGAAACGTAATTACTATAAATTCGCAGATACTGTCACTGCTACTAAAATTCCTATTATCGATGACCCAGAATTATGGCCAAGCAGGAGAGCATTTTCAGCGTGCTGTGTACCAGATTATTTTACCAAGGATGTTGAACCCATAGAAACTAGACTGCTgagaaatttgaagaatgaTTTCTCCATAGATTTGGAAATTCGGCCAGGAAATAAGCCATCTCAACCACTTTTTCCGAATATTCCACATTCaaggaaggaaaagaagagtGGGCGCGATAGTATGCATATTTCCAGTTCTGGTAATAGTACTAGTGAAGACACTTCGTCAAAGTCTACCAGGAATACCACTTCTAGCCCTCCTACAAGCCCTAAACATACACCACCACTGAATGCACCAAAAAAGTGTACACCATTTGGAAGAACTGTTGCGTTCCACGGAGGTTCTGATGGCTGTAATGTTAACAGCGATATGTGGTGGTTTGACTTCGATTCCGAAACCTGGACGAAGGTAGACCTGTATGCCAAAACACAAGATGAATCTGACGGCTTGGTACCTATCAACTTATGTATGGTAGGGCACTCAATGACAACTGTAGGCCATAAGGCTGTGTTTATTGGGGGTCTACGGCAAGGTGATGTTGACCGAATATACCGAGATGAAACACTTCctgaagaaataatttcGGGTGTTCCACTCGGCAGTGGTGTTATAAATGTTGTGGATTTAAATACGCAATGCCTTCAAGGTTGCAAGCTTATACGGAATGATGGAGATACTAAAGAATCTGTTATTATGGATCCTCATGTCGGCACACCCCACCAGGTGCTGACTGTAGCAGGTACAATAGAACTGGTTAAAGGAACCATGACTTTAATAGGAGGTGTAGTAGCCAGTCGCCAAGACATTTCGAGCCTTTACTTGAGGGGAGCTGTTTTACAATTCATTCTACCGAGCATGAATCTGGCCAACTAA
- the NUD1 gene encoding Nud1p (Component of the spindle pole body outer plaque~similar to YOR373W), giving the protein MEMDMNEQEAELSSQLENLTINSPRKPRSNAHSNNGKVFKEYESNHDFQDSNFTSQVVEPTISDSVKKPPTMTVLNNYSTVHQKVPSGFSGTTATSHQEAQWKQYFPGIGSGGATNVGGGVGTANKVPESDLIVSDLVKDLSGVLETNTFKRHLDMKNKTTTMQAHENHDTISISHSKDFFNGEKVSSSFSDDSDSGPAAEAHDVFDGILKKQKSNYLVGSYPGNSNNININNGITKKDEVDTSNSFEFSSSSSMSSSQTQSGKNSKVLKKPPLNTISPGQLGYQFNHTHGAWDPPLNQGLDVSSSHSLDNTSSNQSQFTTVVPTGDTHAKGKAPSILDKKAYEFVSSKPGDVGYHQKIIQEEENLANNDDTPLDTPKFNDLFTKSDNRAKVKGQMRTSRSISNSNLLETRKKLKTFPAERVEDITSISEVNTSFNETERQLISILTSKLSGSPSHDSDWEKILKVDLSKGKLKNMFGLQRLLPNLLLLNLNDNEMNTLEGIPLNVVQLFCSNNKITSAHCSLVGFNDLECLDLSYNLLNTSLKFLSLCHHLQEVNLSYNSIQSLEGIGSSRIKKLNLANNEINGIIDFEQLILTNNSVVGGWLTIEVLDLSNNNIMGVRNINCLPHLKILNLNGNPLVSIVESSKIENPSLRALSIKNTGGALSKLQNYKLNDQFVFPYQNLKILKLEGFAQLSKWQKWPASLQILEINGGLASSLPRFSSLKSTNLYSLTITNVRDFTHLPVDLSKELPFLQELHLPGNNLQNAHKLTKTLPRGSVKFLDLRNNPITAPRRDRDSTSLYYQQLFQIAGLCRQQCPALATLWLDDTPAPTATNL; this is encoded by the coding sequence ATGGAAATGGATATGAATGAGCAGGAGGCAGAACTATCGAGCCAGCTGGAAAATCTAACAATAAATTCACCACGAAAACCACGCTCGAACGCGCACAGTAACAATGGTAAAGTATTTAAGGAATATGAGAGTAACCACGATTTTCAAGACTCAAACTTTACTTCACAAGTTGTGGAACCCACTATATCCGATTCTGTCAAGAAACCTCCTACGATGACAGTTTTGAACAATTATAGCACTGTGCATCAGAAAGTGCCGTCAGGGTTCTCAGGCACCACTGCTACATCTCATCAAGAGGCTCAATGGAAGCAATATTTCCCTGGCATTGGTAGTGGTGGTGCTACCAACGTTGGTGGCGGTGTTGGCACTGCAAACAAAGTCCCTGAATCGGACCTCATTGTGAGCGACCTGGTTAAGGATTTATCTGGTGTACTTGAAACGAATACATTTAAAAGACATTTAGATATGAAGAATAAAACTACTACCATGCAGGCCCATGAAAACCATGATACGATTAGTATCTCGCATTctaaagatttttttaatggtGAGAAGGTGTCATCATCGTTTTCAGATGATAGCGATTCTGGTCCAGCAGCTGAAGCTCACGATGTATTCGATGGAATAttaaaaaagcaaaaatcGAATTATTTAGTGGGTTCTTATCCAGGCAATAGCaacaatatcaatatcaataacGGCATAACGAAAAAGGACGAAGTGGACACTTCCaattcttttgaattttcttcttcgtcatctaTGTCCTCCTCTCAAACTCAATCAGgcaaaaattcaaaagttctTAAGAAACCTCCATTGAACACTATATCTCCCGGCCAATTGGGGTATCAGTTCAACCATACACATGGTGCATGGGATCCGCCGTTGAATCAAGGCTTAGATGTGTCGAGTTCACATTCTCTGGACAATACATCTTCCAACCAGTCCCAGTTCACCACAGTGGTACCAACTGGAGATACCCACGCCAAGGGTAAAGCACCTTCAATTCTAGATAAAAAGGCTTACGAATTTGTCAGTAGCAAACCAGGTGACGTTGGCTACCACCAAAAGATaatacaagaagaagaaaatttagcaaataatgatgatacGCCCCTGGACACACCAAAGTTTAACGACCTTTTTACGAAAAGTGACAATAGAGCGAAGGTGAAAGGACAAATGCGTACCTCTCGTTCAATCTCTAATTCCAATCTACTGGAAACCCGCAAGAAACTAAAAACTTTCCCCGCTGAAAGGGTCGAAGATATTACGTCGATTTCTGAAGTGAACACCTCGTTCAATGAAACTGAAAGGCAACTAATATCAATCTTGACTAGCAAGCTATCTGGTTCTCCAAGCCATGATTCTGATTGGGAAAAAATCCTGAAAGTTGACCTATCAAAGGGTAAACTGAAGAATATGTTTGGCTTGCAAAGACTGCTACcaaatttattattgttaaaCCTTAATGACAATGAAATGAACACACTAGAAGGTATACCATTAAACGTTGTTCAGCTCTTTTGTTCAAACAACAAGATAACGAGTGCACACTGTTCATTAGTTGGATTCAACGATCTAGAATGCCTCGATTTATCGTACAACCTCTTGAATACaagtttaaaatttttgtcaCTTTGTCACCATTTGCAAGAAGTCAACCTTTCTTACAACTCTATCCAATCCTTAGAAGGGATAGGATCGTCCAGGATTAAAAAACTGAACCTTGCCAATAACGAGATTAACGGTATCATCgattttgaacaattgaTCCTAACAAACAACTCTGTTGTGGGCGGTTGGTTGACCATAGAAGTCCTGGACCTGAGCAACAATAACATAATGGGAGTAAGAAACATCAATTGCTTGCCCCAcctgaaaattttaaaccTCAATGGCAACCCGCTAGTCTCCATCGTGGAATCCTCGAAGATTGAAAACCCATCGTTGAGAGCGCTTTCCATCAAAAATACAGGAGGCGCGTTATCCAAATTACAAAATTACAAGTTGAATGATCAATTCGTCTTCCCCTACCAAAATCTAAAGATCCTAAAATTGGAGGGCTTCGCTCAACTAAGCAAATGGCAAAAATGGCCCGCCTCTCTGCAAATTCTGGAGATTAACGGCGGGCTCGCCTCCTCTTTGCCGCGATTCTCTTCTCTAAAGTCCACCAACTTGTATTCTCTAACCATAACTAATGTTAGAGACTTCACACATCTACCAGTAGACCTCTCCAAGGAACTACCGTTCTTGCAAGAGCTACATCTGCCGGGCAACAACCTACAAAACGCGCACAAGTTAACAAAAACTCTCCCACGAGGATCGGTAAAATTCCTCGATCTACGAAATAACCCAATCACAGCACCGCGCCGCGATCGTGACAGCACAAGCTTGTACTATCAGCAGTTGTTCCAGATTGCTGGCCTCTGTCGGCAGCAATGTCCCGCGCTGGCGACCCTCTGGCTGGATGACACCCCTGCTCCAACCGCCACGAACCTGTAA
- the NDD1 gene encoding Ndd1p (Transcriptional activator essential for nuclear division~similar to YOR372C), with protein MDRDISYQQNYNATGAAAASSRQLPTDNNADTNFLKVMSEFKYNFNSPLPTTTQFPTPYSSNQYQHTQDHFANTDAPNSSSNESSLVENSILPHHQQIQQQQQQQQHQQPQQQQHLGSLVPPAVTRTDTSETLDDINVQPSSVLQFGNSLPSEFLVASPEQFKEFLLDSPSTSFNFFHKTPAKTPLRFVTDSSGAQQSTSENPNQQQNVFSNVDLNNLLKSNGKTPSSSSTGAFSRTPLSKIDMNLMFNQPLATSPSKRFSSLSLTPYGRKILSDVGTPYAKALISSNSALVDFQKARKDIAASATSIGLENANNILQRTPLRSNNKKLFIKTPQDTINSTSTLTKDNENRPDIYGSSPTTIQLNSSITKSISKLDNPRIPLLASRSDTILDSNVDDQLFDLGLTRLPLSPTPNCNSLHSTTVGASALQIPELPKMGSFRSDTGVNLTSISNTVSSKSKSGNNNSKGRIKKNGKKPSKFQIIVANIDQFNQDTSSSSLTSSLNTNSSAGNSNSNVAKKRASKLKRSQSLLSDSRSKSQAKKNCNSKSNGNLFNSQ; from the coding sequence ATGGACAGGGATATAAGCTACCAGCAGAACTATAATGCAACTGGGGCAGCTGCAGCTTCTTCAAGACAGCTTCCCACAGACAATAATGCGgatacaaattttttaaaagtaaTGTCAGAATTCAAGTACAATTTTAACAGTCCATTGCCCACAACGACCCAATTCCCCACGCCGTATTCTTCTAATCAGTATCAACACACACAGGATCATTTTGCCAATACAGACGCGCCCAACAGTTCGAGCAACGAATCGTCATTAGTAGAGAATAGTATATTACCGCATCATCAGCAGAtacagcaacaacaacagcaacaacaacatcaacagccgcaacaacagcaacattTAGGCTCACTTGTGCCTCCTGCAGTGACAAGAACGGACACGAGTGAGACTTTGGACGATATTAACGTTCAGCCTTCTTCTGTTTTACAGTTCGGGAACTCCTTGCCCAGCGAGTTTTTGGTTGCATCCCCAGAACAATTTAAGGAATTTTTATTGGACTCTCCGTCCACcagtttcaatttctttcacAAGACGCCGGCAAAGACACCACTTCGATTTGTGACAGATTCTAGCGGTGCTCAGCAGAGCACCTCAGAGAACCCTAACCAACAACAGAATGTTTTTAGTAATGTGGATTTGaacaatcttttgaaaagtaatGGGAAAACGCcctcatcttcatccacGGGCGCATTTTCACGTACTCCTCTAAGTAAGATTGATATGAACCTCATGTTTAACCAACCGTTGGCGACGTCTCCATCAAAAAGGTTCTCCTCTTTGTCGTTGACACCGTATGgtagaaaaattttgagtgATGTCGGTACGCCTTATGCAAAGGCATTGATATCTTCCAACAGCGCGTTAGTGGATTTTCAAaaggcaagaaaagatataGCCGCTAGTGCGACGTCTATAGGACTGGAAAACGCTAACAACATCTTACAAAGAACACCGCTAAGATCCAACAATaagaaattatttattaaaacCCCCCAGGATACCATCAACAGCACTAGCACACTAACTAAGGACAATGAAAATAGACCAGACATATATGGCTCTTCGCCTACCACTATTCAattaaattcatcaataacAAAATCTATTTCCAAACTGGATAACCCCAGGATTCCCTTGTTGGCTTCCAGGTCAGATACCATTCTAGATTCCAACGTGGATGATCAATTGTTTGATTTAGGGCTGACAAGGTTACCGTTATCACCAACACCGAATTGTAATTCTTTACATAGTACAACTGTAGGTGCATCTGCCCTACAAATTCCAGAACTACCTAAAATGGGGTCTTTTAGAAGCGATACAGGAGTTAATCTCACTTCAATCTCAAACACAGTTTCTTCCAAGAGCAAATCAGGTAATAACAATTCAAAAGGtagaatcaaaaaaaatgggaaaaaaCCTTCCAAGTTCCAAATTATTGTGGCAAATATTGATCAGTTCAATCAAGATacatcatcgtcatcctTAACATCATCACTGAATACAAATTCGAGTGCAGGgaattcaaattcaaatgtAGCAAAGAAGAGGGCAAGTAAACTCAAAAGGTCGCAGTCGTTACTTTCAGATTCCAGATCCAAATCACaggcaaagaaaaactgcaATTCTAAATCTAATGGAAACTTATTCAACTCACAATAA
- the GDH1 gene encoding glutamate dehydrogenase (NADP(+)) GDH1 (NADP(+)-dependent glutamate dehydrogenase~similar to YOR375C) produces MSEPEFQQAYEEVVSSLEDSTLFEQHPKYRKVLPIVSVPERIIQFRVTWENDKGEQEVAQGYRVQYNSAKGPYKGGLRFHPSVNLSILKFLGFEQIFKNSLTGLDMGGGKGGLCVDLKGRSNNEIRRICYAFMRELSRHIGQDTDVPAGDIGVGGREIGYLFGAYRSYKNSWEGVLTGKGLNWGGSLIRPEATGYGLVYYTQAMIDYATNGKESFEGKRVTISGSGNVAQYAALKVIELGGTVVSLSDSKGCIISETGITSEQIADISSAKVNFKSLEQIVSEYSTFSENKVQYIAGARPWTHVQKVDIALPCATQNEVSGEEAKAFVAQGVKFVAEGSNMGSTPEAIAVFETARSTAAGPKDAVWYGPPKAANLGGVAVSGLEMAQNSQRITWTSERVDQELKRIMINCFNECIDSAKKYTKDGNALPSLVKGANIASFIKVSDAMFDQGDVF; encoded by the coding sequence atgtcTGAGCCAGAATTTCAACAAGCTTACGAAGAAGTTGTCTCCTCATTAGAAGACTCTACCCTTTTTGAACAACACCCAAAATACAGAAAGGTTTTGCCAATTGTTTCTGTTCCAGAAAGAATCATACAGTTCAGAGTCACTTGGGAAAATGACAAGGGCGAACAAGAAGTTGCCCAAGGTTACAGAGTGCAATACAACTCCGCCAAGGGTCCATACAAAGGTGGTCTACGTTTCCATCCTTCCGTCAACTTGtctattttgaaattcttgggttttgaacaaattttcaagaactCTTTGACCGGTCTGGACATGGGTGGTGGTAAAGGTGGTCTATGTGTGGACTTGAAGGGAAGATCTAATAACGAAATCAGGAGAATTTGTTACGCTTTCATGAGAGAATTGAGCAGACACATTGGTCAAGACACTGACGTGCCAGCTGGTGATATCGGTGTTGGTGGTCGTGAAATCGGTTACTTATTCGGTGCTTACAGATCATACAAGAACTCCTGGGAAGGTGTCTTAACCGGTAAGGGTTTGAACTGGGGTGGTTCTTTGATCAGACCAGAAGCCACCGGTTATGGTTTGGTTTACTACACCCAAGCGATGATCGATTATGCCACAAACGGTAAGGAATCTTTTGAAGGTAAGCGTGTCACCATCTCTGGTAGTGGTAACGTTGCTCAATACGCTGCTTTGAAAGTCATTGAATTAGGTGGTACTGTCGTTTCCCTTTCTGACTCTAAGGGTTGTATCATCTCTGAAACAGGTATCACTTCCGAACAAATCGCTGATATTTCTAGCGCCAAGGTTAACTTCAAATCTTTGGAGCAAATCGTCAGTGAATACTCTACTTTCTCTGAAAACAAAGTTCAATACATTGCAGGTGCTCGTCCATGGACCCACGTCCAAAAGGTCGACATTGCCTTGCCATGTGCCACCCAAAATGAAGTCAGCGGTGAAGAAGCTAAGGCTTTTGTTGCTCAAGGTGTGAAGTTTGTTGCTGAAGGTTCCAACATGGGTTCCACTCCAGAAGCTATTGCCGTTTTCGAAACTGCACGTTCCACCGCTGCTGGACCAAAGGACGCTGTGTGGTACGGTCCACCAAAGGCTGCCAACTTGGGTGGTGTTGCAGTTTCTGGTTTGGAAATGGCACAAAACTCTCAAAGAATCACTTGGACTAGTGAAAGAGTTGACCAAGAATTGAAGAGAATCATGATCAACTGTTTCAATGAATGTATTGACTCTGCCAAGAAGTACACTAAGGACGGCAACGCTTTGCCATCCTTGGTCAAGGGTGCTAACATTGCAAGTTTCATTAAGGTCTCTGATGCTATGTTTGACCAAGGTGATGTATTTTAA
- the ALD4 gene encoding aldehyde dehydrogenase (NADP(+)) ALD4 (Mitochondrial aldehyde dehydrogenase~similar to YOR374W) → MFSRSTLCLKTSASSIGRLQLRYFSHLPMTVPIKLPNGLEYEQPTGLFINNKFVPSKQNKTFEVVNPSTEEEICHIYEGREDDVEEAVQAADRAFSNGSWNGIDPINRGKALYRLAELIEQDKDVIASIETLDNGKAISSSRGDVELVINYLKSSAGFADKIDGRMVDTGRTHFSYTKRQPLGVCGQIIPWNFPLLMWAWKIAPALVTGNTVVLKTAESTPLSALYVSKYIPQAGIPPGVINIVSGFGKIVGEAITNHPKIKKVAFTGSTATGRHIYQSAAAGLKKVTLELGGKSPNIVFADAELKKAVQNIILGIYYNSGEVCCAGSRVYVEESIYDKFIEEFKAASESIKVGDPFDESTFQGAQTSQMQLNKILKYVDIGKSEGATLITGGERLGSKGYFIKPTVFGDVKEDMRIVKEEIFGPVVTVTKFKSTDEVINMANDSEYGLAAGIHTSNINTALKVADRVNAGTVWINTYNDFHHAVPFGGFNASGLGREMSVDALQNYLQVKAVRAKLDE, encoded by the coding sequence ATGTTTAGTAGATCTACGCTCTGCTTAAAGACGTCCGCATCCTCCATTGGGAGACTGCAATTAAGATATTTCTCTCACCTCCCTATGACGGTGCCTATCAAGCTACCCAATGGGTTGGAATATGAGCAACCAACAGGGTTGTTCATTAACAACAAGTTCGTTCCTTCTAAACAGAACAAGACCTTCGAAGTCGTTAACCCTTCCACGGAAGAGGAAATATGTCACATTTATGAAGGTAGAGAAGACGATGTGGAAGAGGCTGTACAAGCTGCTGACCGTGCCTTCTCCAATGGGTCTTGGAACGGTATCGACCCTATTAACAGGGGTAAGGCATTGTACAGGTTGGCCGAATTAATTGAACAAGATAAGGACGTCATTGCTTCTATCGAAACTTTGGATAACGGTAAGGCTATCTCCTCCTCAAGAGGTGATGTTGAGCTAGTCATTAACTATTTGAAATCTTCCGCTGGCTTTGCTGATAAAATTGATGGTAGGATGGTTGATACTGGCAGAACGCATTTCTCATACACTAAAAGACAGCCCTTGGGTGTTTGTGGGCAAATAATCCCTTGGAATTTCCCACTATTGATGTGGGCCTGGAAAATTGCTCCTGCTTTGGTCACCGGTAACACCGTCGTGTTGAAGACTGCCGAATCCACTCCATTGTCCGCTTTGTACGTATCTAAATACATTCCACAAGCGGGTATCCCTCCGGGTGTTATCAACATTGTGTCTGGGTTCGGTAAGATTGTGGGCGAGGCCATTACTAACCATCCAAAAATCAAGAAGGTTGCCTTCACAGGGTCCACGGCTACGGGTAGACACATTTATCAATCCGCAGCCGCAGgcttgaaaaaagtgacGTTGGAATTGGGTGGTAAATCACCAAACATTGTCTTCGCGGACGccgaattgaaaaaagccGTGCAAAACATCATCCTAGGTATCTACTATAATTCTGGTGAAGTTTGCTGTGCAGGTTCAAGAGTGTATGTGGAAGAATCTATTTACGACAAATTCATTGAAGAGTTTAAGGCCGCCTCTGAATCCATCAAGGTAGGCGACCCATTCGATGAATCAACTTTCCAAGGTGCGCAAACCTCTCAAATGCAACTAAACAAAATCTTGAAGTACGTTGACATTGGTAAGAGTGAAGGTGCCACTTTGATCACCGGTGGTGAAAGATTAGGTAGCAAGGGTTACTTCATTAAACCAACTGTTTTCGGTGACGTTAAGGAAGACATGAGAATCGTCAAGGAAGAAATCTTTGGCCCTGTTGTTACCGTTACCAAATTTAAATCTACGGACGAAGTCATTAACATGGCAAACGATTCTGAATACGGGTTGGCTGCCGGTATTCACACCTCTAATATTAATACCGCTCTAAAAGTGGCTGATAGAGTTAATGCAGGTACCGTCTGGATAAACACTTATAACGATTTCCACCATGCAGTTCCTTTCGGTGGGTTCAATGCATCTGGTTTGGGCAGAGAGATGTCTGTTGACGCTTTACAAAACTATTTGCAAGTTAAAGCCGTCCGTGCCAAATTGGATGAGTAA